From the genome of Pectobacterium atrosepticum:
CGGGCGATAGCGATACGCTGACGCTGACCGCCGGAGAACATATGCGGGTAGCGGTCATAATGCTCCGTTTTCAGCCCGACTTTCGCCATCATCGCCAGCGCTTTTTCACGACGCTCAGCTTTCGACAGCTCGGTGTTGATCTGGAGCGGTTCTTCCAGGATCTGGCCGACTTTCTTACGCGGATTCAGCGATCCGTAAGGATTCTGGAAAACGATCTGGATCTTCTGTCGACGCAGTGTCTGCGCTACCGGATCCGGCTTTAAAAGATCTTGCCCTTGATAGTACAACTCGCCTTCTGATGGGGTTTCGATCATCGTCAGCAGGCGGCCCAACGTGGATTTCCCACAGCCGGATTCCCCCACCACCGCCAGCGTTTTACCGCGTTCCAGCGTAAAGGACACACCATCCAGCGCTTTCACCATCCGCTCCGGCGCGAAAAAACCCTTTTTCACCGGATAGTGTTTTTTCAAATCGATCGCATGCAGCAAGTACGGTTGCGATATTGCATTCAGTTCACTCATAAGGTCGGCCTCCCCGCATCATCTAGCGGTGTATGACATTTCACCTGACGACCAGGAATATCACGCAGTTCAGGTTCTTCCTGACGGCAGCGGTCATGCGCATAGGGGCAGCGCGGGTTTAACAGACAGCCGTTGGGGCGATCATATTTACCCGGAACCACACCCGGCAGCGATGCCAGACGCGCTTTATCCACCGCAAACTCCGGTAGCGCACGCAGCAGCGCCTGAGTATACGGATGGCAGGGCGCGCGGAAAATATCCGCTGCTTTGCCGGATTCCACCACCTGCCCGGCATACATCACGATAATGTGATGTGCCGCTTCAGCCACCAGCGCCAAATCGTGTGTAATCAGGATCAGCGCCATGTTCTCGCGCTGCTGCAATTCGAGCAGCAGCTCGATAATCTGCGCCTGAATGGTTACGTCCAGCGCCGTAGTGGGTTCATCGGCAATCAGCAGTTTCGGTCGACAGGCAATCGCCATCGCGATCATCACGCGCTGGCTCATTCCACCGGAAAGCTGATGCGGATACACGTCAAGACGCGATCCCGGATCGGGGATCCCGACCAACGTCAGCAGGTCAATCGCACGCTGACGACGGGTTTTGCGGTTGCCACCCTGATGCACCTTGATGGCTTCCATGATCTGGTAGCCCACGGTGTAGCACGGGTTCAGGCTAGTCATCGGGTCCTGGAAAATCATCGCGACTTCCGAACCCACCAGATTACGCCGTTCTTTCTCAGAAATTTTTGTTAAATCACGCTGGTTAAATTCCAGCTTGTCGGCCATCACTTTGCCGGGGTAATCAATCAGTCCCATAATCGCCAGCGAGCTGACGGATTTACCGGAGCCGGATTCCCCGACGATACCGACGACCTGACCTTGTTCGACCTGGTAACTAATACGGTCAACCGCACGGAACGGCAGATCCTCATCACCAAAGTGAACCGACAGTTTATCTACATTGAGCAACGCCATCTCTCTACCTCTATTACTGCTTGAGTTTGGGGTCGAGAGCGTCACGCAAGCCGTCCCCCATCAGGTTAAACGCCAATACCGTCAGTAAGATTGCCACACCAGGGAATGTCACCACCCACCAGGCGCTTTGCGCAAACTGCAAAACGTCCGCCAGCATAGTGCCCCACTCTGGCGTTGGCGGCTGTGCGCCCATACCGAGGAAACCCAAAGCAGCCATATCAAGAATGGCGTTAGAAAAACCGAGAGAAGCCTGCACAATCAGCGGTGCCAGGCAGTTAGGAAGAATGTTGACGA
Proteins encoded in this window:
- a CDS encoding dipeptide ABC transporter ATP-binding protein codes for the protein MALLNVDKLSVHFGDEDLPFRAVDRISYQVEQGQVVGIVGESGSGKSVSSLAIMGLIDYPGKVMADKLEFNQRDLTKISEKERRNLVGSEVAMIFQDPMTSLNPCYTVGYQIMEAIKVHQGGNRKTRRQRAIDLLTLVGIPDPGSRLDVYPHQLSGGMSQRVMIAMAIACRPKLLIADEPTTALDVTIQAQIIELLLELQQRENMALILITHDLALVAEAAHHIIVMYAGQVVESGKAADIFRAPCHPYTQALLRALPEFAVDKARLASLPGVVPGKYDRPNGCLLNPRCPYAHDRCRQEEPELRDIPGRQVKCHTPLDDAGRPTL
- a CDS encoding ABC transporter ATP-binding protein, which produces MSELNAISQPYLLHAIDLKKHYPVKKGFFAPERMVKALDGVSFTLERGKTLAVVGESGCGKSTLGRLLTMIETPSEGELYYQGQDLLKPDPVAQTLRRQKIQIVFQNPYGSLNPRKKVGQILEEPLQINTELSKAERREKALAMMAKVGLKTEHYDRYPHMFSGGQRQRIAIARGLMLDPDVVIADEPVSALDVSVRAQVLNLMMDLQQDLGLSYVFISHDLSVVEHIADEVMVMYLGRCVEKGSKEAIFNNPRHPYTQALLSATPRLNPDLRRERIKLTGELPSPLNPPPGCAFNARCQRCFSTCTQFQPQLKTYGEQQVACFAVDQDEQGTAVA